ATTACTGCACTACCCGCCTATTATGCACTAGACACTACAAAAGATTTCACAGATTTAAGACCTATTATCATTAGTATGGAAAAAGCAGCTACAAACATTGAGGAAAAAACTCTTAACCTACGACTTAAAGCAGAAGCACAAAAGCTACAAGCTAACCTCACAGTATTCAAGGCAAAATGTTTTGAATGTCTTGCTAAAGATGATGAACTCTCAGCCAAAGATAGGATAAAAGTAAGAGGAAGTATATATCAAATTGATAAAGGAGTTAAAAAGGTAAGTCGTTATCCTGAAACTATAGAAAGCTTTTCAAAAGAAATAAACACCCTTAAACAAGGAAGCAAGCAAATTAGAGCTTATACAGACTACGTACCTAATTGGGTAGTAGTCATGATTTCTTTGTGCATAGGCATAGGTACAATGATAGGCTGGAAAAGAGTAGTAGTTACAGTAGGCGAAAAAATTGGAAAATCAGGTATGACCTACGCACAAGGACTTGTTTCAGGGCTTGTAGCATCTAGCACAATTGGCTTATCCAGTGGCATAGGCTTGCCCGTTAGTACAACTCACGTACTTTCTTCTTCCGTAGCAGGCACAATGGTAGCTCAAGGCGGAAGGAAAAACGTACAATTGGATACCATTAAAAAAATTCTTTTAGCTTGGGTTTTGACCTTACCTGTGTGCATGGCTTTATCTATGATTCTATTTTTTGTGTTCAGACTATTTGCTTAACAGGTTAAAACAATGTATTCAAATAAAAATTTTTACCTTGTTTTTTAAGATGCTTATAAGCTAATTCTGTTACCTCTCGCCCACGTGGAGTACGCATCAAAAAACCTTGCTGAATAAGGTAAGGTTCATACACTTCCTCTATAGTATCAGGGGACTCATTTACCGCAGTAGAAATAGTATTCAAGCCCACAGGTCCTCCTTTGAACTTTTCAATAATAGTAAGCAGTATTTTGTGGTCCATTTCATCCAATCCGTATTCGTCTACTTCTAGTGCATCTAATGCCTTTACTGCAATTTCATAGTCTATCCGTCCTTGACCTTTAATTTGGGCAAAATCACGCACTCTACGCAATAAACGATTAGCAATCCGAGGTGTACCTCGGCTGCGCTTGGCAATTTCTAATGCTCCTTGTGCATCTATGGGGACCTGAATAATTTTAGCAGAACGCATAATGATTTTTTGAAGTGTATCCACGTCATAGTATTCTAAACGTGCAGTAATACCGAACCGTGCTCTTAAAGGAGCTGTAAGCATGCCCGCACGCGTAGTAGCGCCTATCAAAGTAAAAGGATTAAGAGAAATTTGAATACTTCTTGCATTTGGACCGCTATCTAACATAATGTCTATCTTAAAATCCTCCATCGCAGAATACAAATACTCCTCTACTACGGGGCTTAAACGGTGAATTTCATCGATAAATAGCACATCAAATGGATCAAGATTGGTTAACAAACCTGCTAAATCGGCAGGCTTTTCCAATACAGGTCCCGACGTACTAACCATTTTTGCACCCATTTCGCGCGCAATAATGTGTGAAAGAGTGGTTTTACCTAGTCCTGGCGGTCCATGCAGCAAAACATGGTCTAAACTTTCTTTTCTTTGTAAAGCCGCTTGTACAAAAATTGATAAATTTTCAATGGTTTTGTTCTGTCCTAAAAAGTCTACAAATCGTTGAGGTCTTAGAAAAACATCTAATTCCTTATCCGTATGCTGCGGATTTAATAACTCATTTCGCATGACCTAAATTTGATAATGATATAGCAACAAATTTAGCAAATTTTATAAATATACAGATAACCTACAAAGAATACTTACTGTAAATCATATCGTTGAACAAATTTAGCTTTGGCAGCTTTGAGTTTATCTTCGTAGGACTTACCATTTTTATCTATACTCTCTGCAATTAAAGACATTTGCTGTAATTCTTGGTCAGTAAATCTACCTTTTTTACAAATTTCTATCATCATTTTATACTCTTCTTTATGCACCTTTTGATAGTATTCAAATAACGCTATGGCACTTTCTTGAAAATTCTCGTCATTTCTCATTCCTTTGAGGCTCTTCACTTCTTTAATAGCTGCTTCTATAGCCTTTCCTAATTCCTGATACGCTTTTTCAAGGTCTAATAAATGTTTTTTGGATAATTCGGATTCTGCCATACTTTTTTCCAATGCATCAGAAAAGTGCTGCATTGCTTGTGATATTTTTTGCTCTTGGTCAAATATGCGTTGGTAGTATTCTTTGGCTGCCTGCCTTTTACTACAAGCCACATAAAGCAAAGCGAGTAGAACACTAAAAACCAAACAAAATAATTTTTTCATACTCAAAAGTACGTATTTTTTGGATAGATAGAAGATCTGTTTAACTTTGTACCATGCACCGAATATTCTTACTTACCTTGTTTTACACTATTACCTTTTTAATATATGGACAAATTACCACAGAGCCACTCAAAGATGTATATCACAATACACATTCATGCTATGCCCTTACAAACGCCAAAATTACCCTCAATCCTAATCAAATGCTGAACAAAGGTACTTTGGTTATCCGCGATGGATATATTGAAAATGTAGGTGAAAACATCTCTATTCCAAATGACGCCATAGTTATAGACTTACAAGGTAGGTACATTTACCCCTCATTGATTGATGCTTATGCTATATTAGATACAGGCAAAAAGAAAGACAGTAAAATACCAAAACATCATTGGAACAGTGC
The Bacteroidia bacterium DNA segment above includes these coding regions:
- the ruvB gene encoding Holliday junction branch migration DNA helicase RuvB yields the protein MRNELLNPQHTDKELDVFLRPQRFVDFLGQNKTIENLSIFVQAALQRKESLDHVLLHGPPGLGKTTLSHIIAREMGAKMVSTSGPVLEKPADLAGLLTNLDPFDVLFIDEIHRLSPVVEEYLYSAMEDFKIDIMLDSGPNARSIQISLNPFTLIGATTRAGMLTAPLRARFGITARLEYYDVDTLQKIIMRSAKIIQVPIDAQGALEIAKRSRGTPRIANRLLRRVRDFAQIKGQGRIDYEIAVKALDALEVDEYGLDEMDHKILLTIIEKFKGGPVGLNTISTAVNESPDTIEEVYEPYLIQQGFLMRTPRGREVTELAYKHLKKQGKNFYLNTLF
- a CDS encoding inorganic phosphate transporter, giving the protein MLGLTTGLFVLLIIAILCACIFEFINGFHDTANAVATVIYTNSLKPIPAVIISGIFNMLGVFIGGISVAMGIVALLPIEAIQTQTQSQTLWMVVSMMLSAIIWNFGTWYFGIPASSSHTLIGAILGTGLAISMLPGHEFGDGVNWSKAQDVGLSLLISPLFGFTVGSILLAIAKMLLKNPKLHTAHQPNEKPNIIIRILMTLTCIGISFFHGQNDGQKGVGLVMIILITALPAYYALDTTKDFTDLRPIIISMEKAATNIEEKTLNLRLKAEAQKLQANLTVFKAKCFECLAKDDELSAKDRIKVRGSIYQIDKGVKKVSRYPETIESFSKEINTLKQGSKQIRAYTDYVPNWVVVMISLCIGIGTMIGWKRVVVTVGEKIGKSGMTYAQGLVSGLVASSTIGLSSGIGLPVSTTHVLSSSVAGTMVAQGGRKNVQLDTIKKILLAWVLTLPVCMALSMILFFVFRLFA